In Ostrea edulis chromosome 4, xbOstEdul1.1, whole genome shotgun sequence, a single window of DNA contains:
- the LOC125670562 gene encoding beta-lactamase domain-containing protein 2-like, protein MGGRLTLMNTMSQTQRKQPVYVDGFVKPGFEKVLDVFRYNLENDIERGGTFAAYYRGELVVNIWGGYADRKSRVKWRKDMLPCFYSTTKSPSASVIAHLVDRGYLDYSEKVCKYWPEFAANGKEDITLETLVTNRAGLSCTEEKFPMALSKDDPDKLGRILANQKPLWTPGCNHGYHPVTFALYLDQVVRRVDPQRRSLSQYFDEEMAKPFDIDFQIGLPYEKQYRAPRIVMMKSFDQNEYIRNFKGDLNILQLSGGNITDFLGVRRMNDPEVRVLPVGSVCGHGTAESMAKFHAILGEGGVWQGKRLLSTESIERFQQLKSAGFDLTFSMDGMWSYGMMLFPVMEQGKPTMFMFGHGGYGGQMGLADTTYRVGLAYATSHLDPSSRAGADADKRWPSMYNALYKCIYQMENISVPRKTLYLYEDYKKAKGTSKI, encoded by the exons ATGGGTGGAAGACTTACGTTGATGAACACAATGTCACAGACTCAGAGAAAACAGCCTGTCTACGTTGATGGATTTGTCAAACCAGGATTTGAGAAAGTTCTTGATGTATTCAG GTACAATTTAGAGAATGACATTGAGAGAGGGGGAACATTTGCTGCCTACTACAGGGGAGAACTTGTGGTGAATATCTGGGGAGGGTATGCTGATCGAAAGTCCAGGGTAAAATGGAGGAAAGACATGCTGCCATGTTTTTATTCCACAACAAAATCTCCATCTGCATCCGTTATAGCTCACCTGGTGGACAG aggTTACCTGGATTATTCTGAAAAAGTTTGTAAATACTGGCCAGAGTTTGCAGCTAATGGGAAGGAGGATATCACCCTGGAAACTTTAGTCACCAACCGG GCTGGTTTGTCGTGTACAGAGGAAAAGTTCCCCATGGCTCTGTCGAAGGATGACCCTGATAAACTGGGAAGAATTTTAGCCAATCAAAAACCGCTGTGGACCCCTG GATGTAACCATGGCTACCATCCTGTGACCTTTGCCCTGTATCTGGATCAGGTCGTCAGGAGAGTTGACCCACAGAGGAGGAGCCTTTCACAGTATTTTGATGAGGAAATGGCAAAACCATTTG ACATTGACTTTCAAATTGGTCTTCCCTATGAGAAGCAGTACCGAGCACCCCGCATCGTCATGATGAAATCTTTTGATCAAAACGAGTACATCAGGAATTTCAAAGGGGACCTCAACATTTTGCAGCTGTCGGGAGGAAACATCACTGACTTTCTGGGA GTTCGGAGGATGAATGACCCAGAGGTCAGGGTACTTCCTGTGGGATCCGTGTGTGGTCATGGCACAGCAGAATCCATGGCCAAGTTCCATGCCATTCTAGGAGAGGGTGGGGTGTGGCAGGGAAAGCGGCTACTCTCTACAGAATCAATCGAGAGATTCCAACAGCTTAAGAGTGCTGGGTTTGATCTGACCTTCAGTATGGACGGGATGTGGAGCTATGGTATGATGCTCTTCCCAGTCATGGAACAGGGAAAACCG ACTATGTTTATGTTTGGCCATGGTGGGTATGGAGGACAGATGGGGCTGGCAGACACCACATACAGGGTGGGGTTAGCCTACGCCACCAGCCATCTGGACCCCAGTTCTCGGGCGGGGGCGGATGCAGATAAGCGCTGGCCCTCCATGTACAACGcactatacaaatgtatatatcagATGGAAAATATTTCAGTACCTAGAAAGACTTTATATCTTTACGAGGACTACAAAAAAGCTAAGGGTACCAGTAAAATATAA